A stretch of the Cygnus olor isolate bCygOlo1 chromosome 25, bCygOlo1.pri.v2, whole genome shotgun sequence genome encodes the following:
- the RETREG3 gene encoding reticulophagy regulator 3 — protein sequence MAARPGGAGERRRRVEELSAALRGRLGPYEPLLSSVQAALVWERPGRSALWWAAAHGLFWFFALTSLRLVFLVAFTLIVVVCIDQWKNKIWPEIGVARPDDLDNESWGYVHPRLLGVPELCHHLAEGWVTGTNFLNNLFVFKRQSPGKFCLLVCGVFTFLAVLGRYVPGLLLSYLLLLFVLLWPLAVYHRLGHRMYLKLEPALQRLDFSVRGYMISKQREKQLRHRSLNQEGTDDGSDSEEELAAFCPKLDDSVVAKELTISDSEHSDAEVSYTENGMFNLSRGQTPLTEGSEDLDGHSDPEESFARDLPDFPSINPEATGLDDEDDTSIGIPSLAYRPQGTGELHFPCYQEEAAALPSVQNLTDNIAGFVTRGMIQLALSGTAQPGSSHSDNPQRGAKTYLRTASSDLDTDAEGDDFELLDQSELNQLDPAGSRGQ from the exons ATggcggcgcggcccggcggggccggcgagcggcggcggcgggtgGAGGAGCTGAgcgcggcgctgcggggccgcctGGGGCCCTACGAGCCGCTGCTGAGCTCCGTGCAGGCCGCGCTCGTGTGGGAGCGGCCGGGCCGCAGCGCCCTGTGGTGGGCGGCGGCGCACGGCCTCTTCTG GTTCTTTGCTCTGACTTCCCTTCGACTGGTGTTCCTCGTTGCGTTCACTCTTATTGTAGTAGTTTGTATAGATCAGTGGAAGAACAAAATCTGGCCTGAAATTGGAG TGGCAAGACCTGACGACTTAGACAATGAGAG CTGGGGATACGTCCACCCTCGGCTGCTCGGAGTGCCGGAACTTTGTCACCATTTGGCTGAAGGATGGGTGACGGGGACCAACTTCTTAAATAACCTCTTCGTTTTCAAGAGGCAAAGCCCTGGCAAG TTTTGCCTTCTAGTCTGTGGAGTCTTTACTTTCCTGGCTGTTCTGGGCCGGTATGTCCCTGGACTCCTGCTCTCATACTTGCTGT TGCTCTTCGTCCTGCTGTGGCCCCTGGCTGTGTACCACAGGCTGGGGCACCGCATGTACCTGAAGCTGGAGCCGGCTCTGCAGCGGCTGGATTTCAGTGTTCGAGGCTACATGATATCAAAACAGCGGGAGAAGCAGC TGCGTCACCGATCCCTGAATCAGGAGGGCACGGATGATGGGAGTGACAGTGAAGAGGagcttgctgctttctgtcccaAG CTGGATGACTCCGTGGTTGCCAAGGAACTAACCATCTCTGACTCGGAGCATTCAGATGCTGAGGTTTCCTACACTGAGAACGGGATGTTTAACCTCTCAAGGGGCCAGACTCCGCTGACGGAGGGATCAGAAG ACCTGGATGGTCACAGTGACCCAGAAGAGTCTTTCGCCAGGGATCTCCCTGACTTCCCTTCCATCAACCCAGAAGCGACTGGCCTAGACGACGAAGACGACACCAGCATTGGGATCCCGAGTCTGGCTTACCGCCCGCAAGGAACGGGAGAGCTGCATTTCCCCTGTTACCAGGAAGAAGCCGCTGCACTGCCGTCTGTACAGAATCTCACTGACAACATAGCTGGGTTTGTCACCAGAGGGATGATACAGCTCGCGCTGTCAGGAACCGCTCAGCCAGGCTCTTCGCACAGTGACAATCCCCAAAGAGGTGCAAAGACTTACCTCAGGACGGCCAGCTCGGACTTGGACACTGATGCGGAAGGGGATGACTTTGAACTGCTGGATCAGTCTGAGCTGAACCAGCTGGATCCTGCTGGCTCACGGGGCCAGTAA
- the TUBG1 gene encoding tubulin gamma-1 chain, protein MPREIITLQLGQCGNQIGFEFWKQLCAEHGISPEGIVEEFATEGTDRKDVFFYQADDEHYIPRAVLLDLEPRVIHSILNSPYANLYNPENIYLSEHGGGAGNNWASGFSQGEKIHEDIFDIIDREADGSDSLEGFVLCHSIAGGTGSGLGSYLLERLNDRYPKKLVETYSVFPNQDEMSDVVVQPYNSLLTLKRLTQNADCVVVLDNTALNRIATDRLHIQNPSFSQINQLVSTIMSASTTTLRYPGYMNNDLIGLIASLIPTPRLHFLMTGYTPLTTDQSVASVRKTTVLDVMRRLLQPKNVMVSTGRDRQTNHCYIAILNIIQGEVDPTQVHKSLQRIRERKLANFIPWGPASIQVALSRKSPYLPSAHRVSGLMMANHTNISSLFERTCRQYDKLRKREAFLEQFRKEDIFKDNFDELDNSREIVQQLIDEYHAATRPDYISWGTQEQ, encoded by the exons ATGCCGCGGGAGATCATCACGCTGCAGCTGGGCCAGTGCGGCAACCAGA TCGGGTTCGAGTTCTGGAAGCAGCTCTGCGCCGAGCACGGCATCAGCCCCGAGGGCATCGTGGAGGAGTTCGCCACCGAGGGCACCGACCGCAAGGACGTCTTCTTCTACCAG GCAGATGACGAGCACTACATCCCGcgagctgtgctgctggacctGGAGCCCCGAGTCATCCACTCCATCCTGAACTCCCCTTACGCCAACCTCTACAACCCAGAAAACATCTACCTGTCCGAGCACGGAGGCGGAGCTGGGAACAACTGGGCCAGCGGCTTCTCGCAG ggagaaaaaatccACGAAGATATCTTCGACATAATAGACAGAGAGGCTGATGGGAGCGACAGTTTGGAA GGCTTTGTGCTTTGCCACTCCATCGCCGGCGGGAcgggctcggggctgggctCCTACCTCCTGGAGAGGCTGAATGACAG GTATCCCAAGAAGCTGGTGGAGACCTACTCGGTTTTCCCAAACCAGGACGAGATGAGCGACGTGGTTGTGCAGCCCTACAACTCCCTGCTGACGCTGAAGAGGCTGACTCAGAACGCCGACTGCGTG gtGGTTCTAGACAACACAGCCCTGAATCGGATCGCCACAGACCGGCTGCACATTCAGAATCCCTCGTTCTCCCAGATCAACCAGCTG GTTTCCACCATCATGTCTGCCAGCACCACCACGCTCAGGTACCCCGGGTACATGAACAACGACCTCATCGGGCTGATCGCCTCGCTCATCCCCACCCCGCGGCTGCACTTCCTCATGACGGGCTACACGCCGCTCACTACGGACCAGTCG GTGGCCAGCGTGAGGAAAACCACGGTTCTGGATGTGATGAGAAGATTGCTGCAGCCTAAAAACGTGATGGTGTCCACGGGGCGAGACAGGCAGACCAACCACTGCTACATCGCCATCCTCAACATCATCCAGGGGGAGGTGGATCCCACGCAG GTTCACAAGAGCCTGCAGCGGATCCGGGAGAGAAAGCTGGCCAACTTCATCCCCTGGGGTCCTGCCAGCATCCAGGTGGCTTTGTCGCGCAAGTCCCCCTACCTGCCGTCCGCACACCGCGTCAGCGGCCTGATGATGGCAAACCACACCAACATCTCCTCG CTGTTTGAGCGGACGTGCCGGCAGTACGACAAGCTGCGCAAGCGGGAGGCCTTCCTGGAGCAGTTCCGCAAGGAGGACATCTTCAAGGACAACTTCGACGAGCTGGACAACTCCCGGGAGATCGTGCAGCAGCTGATCGACGAGTACCACGCGGCCACGCGCCCCGACTACATCTCCTGGGGCACGCAGGAGCAGTGA
- the PLEKHH3 gene encoding pleckstrin homology domain-containing family H member 3 isoform X1, translated as MPFPGGLWWLLCCRQGFTLLRRDYGDADREADGEAEEEASFELRAQGDQASLEVSLSQPTRTSSGSERSLLVSEEMRSLIVEKGPGPVEEDPDALVKGWLQREVRGGVKTPWIRPRKYWFVLTPDSLDYYSSNEKGAKRLGSLVLTSLCSVLWPDKQTYKETGYWSVTVFGRKHCYRLYSEHLNEAVRWVCAVQKVIDSKAPVQTPTQLLMRDVEEHCGSPEVLEQIYRCNPILRYTSSPLYAPLLPFPYGSLDQSAPGPRSYTTLRDEAVKLFNSLQQLESQRDPVPLIQGILQTCLDLPPLVDEIYCQLVKQTTEPPAPGGPGDLHYWQLLTCMSCTFLPSPPVLRFLRFHLDRTESRFPASEMAKYACFIREALGKTRGRECVPSLEEILVLMRRQEMVCTVHCPGAAACSVAISSHTTAEEVARELVSRLGLSQSPNLFALYEQSRLREQPVGSSTLLADVLTRFENLAGEEREQDAPCRLCFKHYGFLDTDNVPRDSLEFALLFEQAHEMVLRGYVPTSEETLQTLAALRLQSLNSDFSTHAPFPRLEELFPPHVLHARLPAPRPDPPPKCRGARLRAGLLAGGLWGHSLAKQRAERDQRLRGRLREEGASTMAAIVEKWKLLQGMGRPEAMAAYVALVREWPGFGSTLFDVDLRASPVGAGPQRLWLGIGAKAVSLYKPGEPEPLDSFCYGRISSFGASDSSTFRLSVEDRDLLFETSQVDEIAQLLTTYLASTAARRPPRPQEPAPGPLDPDPAALPRGLCPVAGPWQRPPPTGSFGS; from the exons aTGCCGTTCCCCGGCGGGCTctggtggctgctgtgctgccgGCAGGGCTTCACGCTGCTGCGGCGGGACTACGGCGACGCGGACCGGGAGGCGGACGGCGAGGCCGAGGAGGAGGCGTCTTTCGAGCTCCGAGCGCAGGGAGACCAG gcGTCCCTGGAGGTGAGCCTGAGCCAGCCCACCCGCACCAGCAGCGGCTCGGAGCG GTCCCTGCTCGTGTCGGAGGAGATGCGCAGTCTCATCGTGGAGAAGGGACCGGGGCCAGTGGAGGAGGACCCCGATGCTCTCGTGAAAG gctggctgcagcggGAGGTGCGGGGCGGCGTCAAGACCCCCTGGATCCGGCCTCGGAAGTACTGGTTCGTGCTGACGCCCGACTCCCTGGACTACTACAGCAGCAACGAGAAGGGAGCCAAGCGCCTGGGCTCCCTCGTGCTCACCAGCCTCTGCTCCGTGCTGTGGCCGGACAAGCAGACCTACAAGGAGACGG GCTACTGGAGCGTGACGGTGTTCGGCAGGAAGCATTGCTACCGCCTGTACAGCGAGCACCTCAACGAGGCCGTGCGCTGGGTGTGCGCCGTGCAGAAGGTCATCGACAGCAAGGCGCCCGTGCAGAcgcccacccagctgctcatGCGCGACGTCGAG GAGCACTGCGGCAGCCCCGAGGTCCTGGAGCAGATCTACCGCTGCAACCCCATCCTGCGCTACACCAGCAGCCCGCTGTACGCCCCCCTGCTGCCCTTCCCCTACGGCAGCCTGGACCAAAGCG CCCCCGGTCCCCGCAGCTACACCACGCTGCGCGACGAGGCCGTGAAGCTCTTCAACtcgctgcagcagctggagtcGCAGCGGGACCCGGTGCCGCTGATCCAGGGCATCCTGCAGACCTGCCTGGACCTGCCGCCGCTGGTGGACGAGATTTACTGCCAGCTGGTGAAGCAGACCACGGAGCCGCCGGCGCCGGGCGGGCCGGGCGACTTGCACTACTGGCAGCTGCTCACCTGCATGAGCTGCACGTTCCTGCCCTCCCCGCCTGTCCTGCGCTTCCTGCGCTTCCACCTGGACAG GACGGAGAGCCGCTTCCCCGCCTCGGAGATGGCCAAGTACGCCTGCTTCATCCGGGAGGCGCTGGGGAAGACGAGGGGCCGGGAGTGCGTGCCGTCCCTGGAGGAGATCCTGGTGCTGATGCGGCGGCAGGAGATGGTCTGCACCGTGCACtgccccggcgccgccgcctGCAGCGTGGCCATCAGCTCCCACACCACGGCCGAGGAG GTGGCCCGGGAGCTGGTGTCGCGCCTGGGGCTGTCCCAGAGCCCCAACCTCTTCGCGCTCTACGAGCAGTCCCGGCTCCGGGAGCAGCCCGTGGGCAGCTCCACGCTGCTGGCCGACGTCCTCACCAGGTTTGAAAA CCTGGCCGGGGAGGAGCGGGAGCAGGACGCGCCGTGCCGGCTCTGCTTCAAGCACTACGGCTTCCTGGACACGGACAACGTCCCGCGGGACAGCCTGGAGTTTGCCCTCCTCTTTGAGCAG GCTCACGAGATGGTGCTGCGGGGCTACGTGCCCACGTCGGAGGAGACGCTGCAGACGCTGGCGGCGCTGCGCCTGCAGAGCCTCAACAGCGACTTCTCCACCCACGCCCCCTTCCCGCGCCTGGAGGAGCTCTTCCCCCCCCACGTACTGCACGCCCGCCTGCCGGCCCCCCGCCCCGACCCCCCGCCCAAGTGCCGCGGGGCCCGGCTGCGCGCGGGGCTGCTggccggggggctctgggggcacTCGCTGGCCAAGCAGCGGGCCGAGCGGGATCAGCGCCTGCGGGGCCGCCTGCGGGAGGAGGGGGCCAGCACCATGGCTGCCATCGTGGAGAAGtggaagctgctgcagggcatggGCCGGCCCGAAGCCATGGCCGCCTACGTGGCGCTGGTGCGGGAATGGCCCGGCTTCGGCTCCACGCTCTTCGACGTCGACCTGCGCGCG AGCCCGGTGGGAGCCGGACCCCAGCGGCTGTGGCTGGGCATCGGGGCCAAGGCTGTGTCGCTGTACAAGCCGGGGGAGCCCGAGCCCTTGGACAGCTTCTGCTACGGCCGCATCTCCTCCTTCGGGGCCTCCGACAGCAGCACGTTCCGGCTCTCCGTGGAAGACCGGGACCTGCTCTTTGAGACCTCCCAG GTGGACGAGATCGCCCAGCTCCTCACCACGTACCTCGCCTCCACGGCTGCCCGCCGGCCGCCCCGGCCCCAGGAGCCGGCCCCTGGCCCCCTCGATCCAGAccccgccgcgctgccccgGGGGCTCTGCCCCGTGGCCGGGCCCTGGCAGCGCCCGCCGCCCACCGGCTCCTTCGGCAGCTAG
- the PLEKHH3 gene encoding pleckstrin homology domain-containing family H member 3 isoform X2, with amino-acid sequence MPFPGGLWWLLCCRQGFTLLRRDYGDADREADGEAEEEASFELRAQGDQASLEVSLSQPTRTSSGSERSLLVSEEMRSLIVEKGPGPVEEDPDALVKGWLQREVRGGVKTPWIRPRKYWFVLTPDSLDYYSSNEKGAKRLGSLVLTSLCSVLWPDKQTYKETGYWSVTVFGRKHCYRLYSEHLNEAVRWVCAVQKVIDSKAPVQTPTQLLMRDVEEHCGSPEVLEQIYRCNPILRYTSSPLYAPLLPFPYGSLDQSAPGPRSYTTLRDEAVKLFNSLQQLESQRDPVPLIQGILQTCLDLPPLVDEIYCQLVKQTTEPPAPGGPGDLHYWQLLTCMSCTFLPSPPVLRFLRFHLDRTESRFPASEMAKYACFIREALGKTRGRECVPSLEEILVLMRRQEMVCTVHCPGAAACSVAISSHTTAEEVARELVSRLGLSQSPNLFALYEQSRLREQPVGSSTLLADVLTSLAGEEREQDAPCRLCFKHYGFLDTDNVPRDSLEFALLFEQAHEMVLRGYVPTSEETLQTLAALRLQSLNSDFSTHAPFPRLEELFPPHVLHARLPAPRPDPPPKCRGARLRAGLLAGGLWGHSLAKQRAERDQRLRGRLREEGASTMAAIVEKWKLLQGMGRPEAMAAYVALVREWPGFGSTLFDVDLRASPVGAGPQRLWLGIGAKAVSLYKPGEPEPLDSFCYGRISSFGASDSSTFRLSVEDRDLLFETSQVDEIAQLLTTYLASTAARRPPRPQEPAPGPLDPDPAALPRGLCPVAGPWQRPPPTGSFGS; translated from the exons aTGCCGTTCCCCGGCGGGCTctggtggctgctgtgctgccgGCAGGGCTTCACGCTGCTGCGGCGGGACTACGGCGACGCGGACCGGGAGGCGGACGGCGAGGCCGAGGAGGAGGCGTCTTTCGAGCTCCGAGCGCAGGGAGACCAG gcGTCCCTGGAGGTGAGCCTGAGCCAGCCCACCCGCACCAGCAGCGGCTCGGAGCG GTCCCTGCTCGTGTCGGAGGAGATGCGCAGTCTCATCGTGGAGAAGGGACCGGGGCCAGTGGAGGAGGACCCCGATGCTCTCGTGAAAG gctggctgcagcggGAGGTGCGGGGCGGCGTCAAGACCCCCTGGATCCGGCCTCGGAAGTACTGGTTCGTGCTGACGCCCGACTCCCTGGACTACTACAGCAGCAACGAGAAGGGAGCCAAGCGCCTGGGCTCCCTCGTGCTCACCAGCCTCTGCTCCGTGCTGTGGCCGGACAAGCAGACCTACAAGGAGACGG GCTACTGGAGCGTGACGGTGTTCGGCAGGAAGCATTGCTACCGCCTGTACAGCGAGCACCTCAACGAGGCCGTGCGCTGGGTGTGCGCCGTGCAGAAGGTCATCGACAGCAAGGCGCCCGTGCAGAcgcccacccagctgctcatGCGCGACGTCGAG GAGCACTGCGGCAGCCCCGAGGTCCTGGAGCAGATCTACCGCTGCAACCCCATCCTGCGCTACACCAGCAGCCCGCTGTACGCCCCCCTGCTGCCCTTCCCCTACGGCAGCCTGGACCAAAGCG CCCCCGGTCCCCGCAGCTACACCACGCTGCGCGACGAGGCCGTGAAGCTCTTCAACtcgctgcagcagctggagtcGCAGCGGGACCCGGTGCCGCTGATCCAGGGCATCCTGCAGACCTGCCTGGACCTGCCGCCGCTGGTGGACGAGATTTACTGCCAGCTGGTGAAGCAGACCACGGAGCCGCCGGCGCCGGGCGGGCCGGGCGACTTGCACTACTGGCAGCTGCTCACCTGCATGAGCTGCACGTTCCTGCCCTCCCCGCCTGTCCTGCGCTTCCTGCGCTTCCACCTGGACAG GACGGAGAGCCGCTTCCCCGCCTCGGAGATGGCCAAGTACGCCTGCTTCATCCGGGAGGCGCTGGGGAAGACGAGGGGCCGGGAGTGCGTGCCGTCCCTGGAGGAGATCCTGGTGCTGATGCGGCGGCAGGAGATGGTCTGCACCGTGCACtgccccggcgccgccgcctGCAGCGTGGCCATCAGCTCCCACACCACGGCCGAGGAG GTGGCCCGGGAGCTGGTGTCGCGCCTGGGGCTGTCCCAGAGCCCCAACCTCTTCGCGCTCTACGAGCAGTCCCGGCTCCGGGAGCAGCCCGTGGGCAGCTCCACGCTGCTGGCCGACGTCCTCACCAG CCTGGCCGGGGAGGAGCGGGAGCAGGACGCGCCGTGCCGGCTCTGCTTCAAGCACTACGGCTTCCTGGACACGGACAACGTCCCGCGGGACAGCCTGGAGTTTGCCCTCCTCTTTGAGCAG GCTCACGAGATGGTGCTGCGGGGCTACGTGCCCACGTCGGAGGAGACGCTGCAGACGCTGGCGGCGCTGCGCCTGCAGAGCCTCAACAGCGACTTCTCCACCCACGCCCCCTTCCCGCGCCTGGAGGAGCTCTTCCCCCCCCACGTACTGCACGCCCGCCTGCCGGCCCCCCGCCCCGACCCCCCGCCCAAGTGCCGCGGGGCCCGGCTGCGCGCGGGGCTGCTggccggggggctctgggggcacTCGCTGGCCAAGCAGCGGGCCGAGCGGGATCAGCGCCTGCGGGGCCGCCTGCGGGAGGAGGGGGCCAGCACCATGGCTGCCATCGTGGAGAAGtggaagctgctgcagggcatggGCCGGCCCGAAGCCATGGCCGCCTACGTGGCGCTGGTGCGGGAATGGCCCGGCTTCGGCTCCACGCTCTTCGACGTCGACCTGCGCGCG AGCCCGGTGGGAGCCGGACCCCAGCGGCTGTGGCTGGGCATCGGGGCCAAGGCTGTGTCGCTGTACAAGCCGGGGGAGCCCGAGCCCTTGGACAGCTTCTGCTACGGCCGCATCTCCTCCTTCGGGGCCTCCGACAGCAGCACGTTCCGGCTCTCCGTGGAAGACCGGGACCTGCTCTTTGAGACCTCCCAG GTGGACGAGATCGCCCAGCTCCTCACCACGTACCTCGCCTCCACGGCTGCCCGCCGGCCGCCCCGGCCCCAGGAGCCGGCCCCTGGCCCCCTCGATCCAGAccccgccgcgctgccccgGGGGCTCTGCCCCGTGGCCGGGCCCTGGCAGCGCCCGCCGCCCACCGGCTCCTTCGGCAGCTAG
- the CCR10 gene encoding C-C chemokine receptor type 10 produces the protein MGWETQTAAPGGLGSPGSAGCPQPAPARSPTLLPPPGAVPSPVSPALSGARLFLSPGGQMLATKLETWDTAPEQGRGCLSFPPGAGFVLSAQLSVSVQHMLKPQVAELRDTGGSAASGRGRERSCSAMEKANPSPTAMETAATTDFYSWEYDPSWDDGMLPELCEKQEVQGFARTYQPAVYLLLLLLGTVGNGLVLLTHTRYRRAHSVTDVCLLHLALSDLLLLLTLPFTVTVTLQGWAPGTAACRALQGIYALNFYGGFLFLTCISVDRYVAIVRVPAACRLRPRARRHGWLTAGLAWLLATLLALPQFVYGRAEQHQDLRICRVVFPPAVSRAARGATNLAQVVLGFALPFLVMASCYAAVARTLLAARGTQPHRALRVLLALVLVFVALQLPHSLMVLLDTAELLASWEVSCAQSRRKDLALLVTGGLAYLRCCLNPLLYAFLGQRFRRELWLLASDAGCVGPIDPRCPGCPSPRRRSSLSTCQDVA, from the exons ATGGGGTGGGAGACGCAAACAGCAGCCCCGGGTGGGCTGGGGTCTCCTGGAAGCGCCGGGTGTCCCCAACCAGCCCCTGCTCGCAGCCCGactctcctcccacccccaggtgctgtccccagccctgtgtcACCAGCGCTGAGCGGAGCACGGCTATTTCTGTCACCCGGCGGGCAGATGCTGGCCACAAAGCTAGAGACGTGGGACACGGCTCCGGAGCAGGGTCGTGgctgcctctccttcccccctgGGGCTGGGTTTGTGCTCTCAGCGCAGCTCTCGGTATCGGTGCAGCACATGCTCAAACCACAGGTTGCAGAGCTCCGAGACACCGGTggctctgcagcctctgggCGAGGACGGGAGAGGTCCTGCAGTGCAATGGAGAAG GCGaaccccagccccaccgccaTGGAGACAGCGGCCACCACCGACTTCTACTCCTGGGAGTACGACCCCTCCTGGGACGACGGCATGCTGCCCGAGCTGTGCGAGAAGCAGGAGGTGCAGGGCTTCGCCCGCACCTACCAGCCGGCCGTCtacctgctgctcctgctcctgggcaCGGTGGGCAACGGGCTGGTGCTGCTCACGCACACCCGCTACCGCCGGGCGCACAGCGTCACCGACGTCTGCCTCCTGCACCTCGCCCTGTCCgacctcctgctgctcctcacgCTGCCCTTCACCGTCACCGTCACGCTGCAGGGCTGGGCCCCGGGCACGGCCGCCTGCAGGGCGCTGCAGGGCATTTACGCCCTCAACTTCTACGGAggcttcctcttcctcacctgCATCAGCGTGGACCGCTACGTGGCCATCGTGCGGGTGCCGGCCGCTTGCCGCCTGCGCCCGCGGGCTCGCCGCCATGGCTGGCTGACGGCGGGGCTGGCCTGGCTGCTGGCCACCCTGCTGGCGCTGCCCCAGTTCGTCTACGGCCGAGCGGAGCAGCACCAGGACCTCCGGATTTGCCGCGTCGTCTTCCCCCCGGCGGTCTCGCGGGCGGCCCGGGGGGCCACCAACCTGGCGCAGGTCGTGCTGGGCTTCGCGCTGCCCTTCCTGGTGATGGCGAGCTGCTACGCGGCCGTGGCTCGGACGCTGCTGGCGGCTCGCGGCACCCAGCCCCACCGGGCGCTGCGGGTGCTGCTGGCCCTCGTGCTGGTCTTCGtggccctgcagctgccccacagcctgATGGTGCTGCTGGATACGGCCGAGCTGCTGGCCAGCTGGGAGGTGAGCTGCGCCCAGAGCCGCCGCAAGGACCTGGCGCTGCTGGTCACCGGCGGGCTGGCGTACCTGCGCTGCTGCCTCAACCCCCTGCTCTACGCCTTCCTGGGGCAGCGTTTCCGCcgggagctgtggctgctggccAGCGATGCCGGCTGCGTGGGGCCCATCGACCCGCGCTGCCCCGGCTGCCCCAGTCCCCGCCGGCGTTCGTCGCTCTCCACCTGCCAGGACGTGGCGTAG